In Plasmodium falciparum 3D7 genome assembly, chromosome: 13, the following are encoded in one genomic region:
- a CDS encoding myosin F, putative: MEGANKCVIGTKIFIRDKNKVWASAEIINEDEDNIIVKTEDDDIIKLKETDEFYLRNLDLFDSSGLSAPSDLTKLTHLHEASILHSLNLRFDIDEIYTFTGPILIAVNPFKIIKDLYSDNMLAKHVQPIKSKSPHIFATSNSAYLGMCNNNKSQTILISGESGAGKTESTKYVMKFLACAGSDIKKRSLIESQVLESNPLLEAFGNARTLRNNNSSRFGKYIELQFSVDHKNYIKGKLCGAKILTYLLEKVRVCDQQEGERNYHIFYQLCKAVKEANIVDNSIMSNNENDDVENYVNYKCDEDKNKDHIENNICEEPTQKKKKWYHFPSTSKFRNLENVEPMKIDFTDFKEHVHFRYLTKSSVYELNEVNELEEFESTVHAMQTIGISNTEQYQIFKILEGILYIGNILFNNDETKEEATILEVSNDDLRKAAYFLDIDENDLINSLCYKTIVANNEHYKKPVNSNVANDIRDALSRAIYGCLFLKVVERTNESIGYIKDINLFCGVLDIFGFESFPVNSFEQLCINYTNECLQQFFNNFIFKCEEKLYMEEGIRWDPLDFPDNKDCIDILESKPYGVFCMLDEECYIPSGRDKSFCSKIISKHTSSSNNNQSNKRFKSIKTDSSSFIIVHFAGQVVYNSTGFLEKNKDQLSLDAQKLLLHSKNTYVSHLFETYLRRNTDKRKFVTVSSEFKEQLNLLMTRIKETEPHFIRCIKPNAQNVPDVFDRISVNEQLKYGGVLQAIKVSRAGYPVRLSHAECVQDYKILLNKEDRHKLEMYNKDNKSWSYKANFILSSLYVTKEIQEYINNLKLLKDKKKEEENKFFGKLSSKKNKKMQDTTTTMNEVSNNVQINNKDETNNNNNNMKDIVYDPVCGDANEEEEKNNLFIWSVGKNLCFFKSDAYNILSTLRSDLRSLKAIVIQKNYKTYTQKKLYELMKRKIIIIQRWFRNRLNIIRKEKLKRQEAEKLICSYIYTYIIRKRFLHKRNCCILIQSHIRRYLMVRFYKTYRQNYYASKIQATWKAYKEHLFYKKLLKSTKKIQLKWKSILARKQLRRLKMESKEVGSLLSRNQVLMKELKKEKNEKIEIESKLLKASAKIDKLIKKIDNLEKDNKNNEKVIKDLLEKVSLLSYKQSNECISPRHVSKKNENIKQKKNNKELNKDIIMSLKREDTEHVDSMEIMSIQGNNTHDDPNNVRNCYSTDTNLTNYLNNNKSNNNKDHNNDHNNNNNDDGDGEDIYMDNNLTFTQEKIGDLKIRNTIRNEKNEEKYNLLNKIKKLEIQNKEYIKQNVTLNDKYNKLVSLLGQIKDTNNNVYNDVLINNINNYHSNGMSNKLLLNNYNNYHNNNNNNNNFFKNLTNLSSCNSNSLIEPKIENNINYDNKSSFKKNDGIVDILVCGPRNVGKTSLLEDLFVRLGDEDNLGLLRKNKKLVNNDLSCYNYYNTYIITHKCSQIKIVDCGYSSNKNVEESLFNYIKNSICIIVVFDATNKESINPAVHLLQEASLINVKKTTKLYLFENIFNEKINLNFNKNDVSYAVRVSKACNASYVKALDIYDIVNNYANKITLHSNYFLDNTHNNCNYNNNYNYNYNHVTSVPPNQHSEHNNNNYYHNNKEKDNDNDKDKDIYVKGLAHLNHMNKSKRNTHSYMSSYHEESLKDSDDAALSSFGNKSNDLIKSKRGDIGKNKYNNNNKNNNSSNNNNNNIYSVVNTLKAICGIQNSNKKNQQIQLLRESMPLNNYIYGNKKYNSDLGKGLQPVYEITLKGNIPITYLCMGQDNINKNYTLLSVGCKDGVIYIYKCFRTSLELKNDYFYYYNDDSSMYNMNNNMDKNVNNVYNNMDKNMNSNTTLNIQNNDNNNNNNNNIVGCDDNVKKSSSIMSLKNDSNKTYDESSTCTKLLSKLSGHKKAITCLVFSFSEDKIISSSIDRTIKIWEVSTGFLLKVFSDSSATLSVLLFPTNLDIFLCSNCTSLLRIVNLNSGQVYQKIKVESEIRALEMDDTCLNIFAGSKNGTIYVLEVIYNERVEIKFRFLFSLSPITCIKFIPRHSVKTSPAIIVNSCDNHIGIIECVYGNKGILTTLYVKHRIRINHALLPIRNCYSRFGGGWVMSGSEDGNIYICSLLPQSNYKLIFLKHHKAPVMAVVVNNIDTLMVSGDSKGNIVFWRRSFV; encoded by the exons ATGGAAGGTGCAAATAAATGTGTCATAGGAACAAAGATATTTATCAGAGACAAAAATAaa GTTTGGGCTAGTGCTGAAATTATAAATGAAGATGAAGATAACATTATAGTAAAAACtgaagatgatgatataataaaattaaaagaaacgGATGAATTTTATCTTCGAAATTTag actTATTTGATTCGAGTGGTTTGTCTGCTCCTTCAGATTTAACAAAATTGACACACTTGCATGAGGCATCCATATTACATAGTTTGAATCTTCGTTTTGATATCgatgaaatatatacatttacagGTCCAATATTAATCGCTGTGAAtccttttaaaataataaaagatttaTATTCTGATAACATGCTTGCTAAACATGTTCAACCTATAAAATCTAAAAGTCCCCACATTTTCGCTACTTCAAATAGTGCTTATTTAGGTATgtgtaataataacaaatcaCAAACAATATTAATTAGTGGTGAATCAGGTGCTGGGAAAACAGAATCAACAAAATATGTTATGAAATTTTTAGCATGTGCAGGTTcggatataaaaaaaagatctTTAATAGAATCGCAGGTATTAGAAAGCAATCCTCTTTTAGAAGCATTTGGTAATGCTCGAAcattaagaaataataattctaGTCGTTTtggtaaatatatagaattaCAATTTTCTGTTgatcataaaaattatatcaaaGGTAAATTATGTGGTGCAAAGATATTAACGTATTTATTAGAGAAGGTTCGGGTGTGTGATCAACAAGAAGGTGAAAggaattatcatattttttaccaACTTTGTAAAGCTGTAAAAGAGGCAAACATTGTGGATAATTCAATTATgagtaataatgaaaatgatgacGTCGAAAATtatgtaaattataaatgtgatgaagataaaaataaggaTCATATAGAAAATAACATTTGTGAGGAACCcacacaaaaaaagaaaaagtggTATCATTTTCCTAGTACATCAAAATTTAGAAATCTGGAAAATGTAGAACCCATGAAAATAGATTTTACAGATTTTAAAGAACATGTACATTTTAGATATTTAACAAAATCGAGTGTATATGAATTAAATGAAGTGAACGAATTAGAAGAATTCGAATCTACTGTACATGCTATGCAAACTATTGGTATCAGTAATACAGAACAATATCagatatttaaaatattagaaggaatattatatataggaaatattttatttaataatgatgagACTAAAGAGGAAGCTACTATATTAGAAGTATCTAATGATGATTTAAGAAAGGCTGCATATTTTTTAGATATTGATGaaaatgatttaataaattcattATGTTATAAAACCATAGTGGCGAATAACGAACATTACAAAAAACCTGTTAATTCAAATGTGGCTAATGATATAAGAGATGCTTTATCAAGAGCTATATATGgatgtttatttttaaaagtgGTTGAAAGAACAAATGAATCTATAggatatataaaagatataaatttattttgtgGTGTATTAGATATCTTTGGATTTGAATCATTCCCGGTAAATTCTTTTGAGcaattatgtataaattatacGAATGAATGTTTACaacaattttttaataacttcatttttaaatgtgaggagaaattatatatggaaGAAGGGATTCGATGGGATCCATTAGATTTCCCAGATAATAAAGATTGTATAGATATATTAGAATCTAAACCTTATGGTGTATTTTGTATGTTAGATGAAGAATGTTATATACCATCAGGTAGGGATAAAAGTTTTTGTAGTAAAATTATAAGTAAGCATACATcgagtagtaataataatcagTCTAATAAAAGATTTAAATCAATTAAAACTGATTCTAGTAGTTTTATTATTGTACATTTTGCTGGGCAAGTTGTGTATAATTCTACTGGTTttcttgaaaaaaataaggatCAGTTATCTTTAGATGCACAGAAATTGTTGTTACATAGTAAGAATACATATGTATCCCATTTATTCGAAACTTATTTAAGAAGGAATACAGATAAAAGGAAATTTGTTACTGTTTCTAGTGAATTTAAAGAACaacttaatttattaatgacAAGAATAAAAGAAACAGAACCACATTTTATTAGATGTATAAAACCAAATGCTCAAAACGTGCCAGATGTATTTGATAGAATATCCGTAAATGAACAATTAAAATATGGAGGTGTTCTACAGGCCATAAAAGTAAGTCGTGCAGGTTACCCGGTAAGATTGTCGCATGCAGAATGTGTACAAGATTATaaaattcttttaaataaagaagataGACATAAATTAGAAATGTATAACAAGGATAACAAATCTTGGTCTTATAAGGCCAATTTTATACTCTCCAGTTTATATGTAACTAAAGAAAtacaagaatatataaataatctaAAGTTGTTgaaggataaaaaaaaagaagaggaaaataaattttttggaAAGCTTTCCtcaaagaaaaacaaaaaaatgcaAGATACAACCACAACAATGAATGAGGTATCTAATAATGtacaaattaataataaggaCGAAacgaacaataataataataatatgaaagatATTGTATATGATCCCGTTTGTGGTGATGCTAATGAAGAAGAGgaaaaaaacaatttattCATATGGTCTGTAGGAAAAAATTTGTGTTTTTTCAAAAGTGATGCATATAACATTTTGTCTACCTTAAGAAGTGATCTTCGAAGTTTAAAAGCCATTGTTATTcagaaaaattataagacATATACACAAAAGAAATTATACGaattaatgaaaagaaaaattatcattatacaACGATGGTTTAGAAATcgattaaatattataagaaaagagaaattaaaaagacAAGAAGCTGAAAAGTTGATTTgttcttatatttatacatatataattagaaAGAGATTTTTACATAAAAGAAATTGCTGTATCCTTATACAGTCACATATAAGAAGATATTTAATGGTAagattttataaaacatatagaCAAAATTATTATGCAAGTAAAATACAAGCAACGTGGAAGGCTTACAAAgaacatttattttataaaaaattattgaaatctactaaaaaaatacaattaaaATGGAAGAGTATATTAGCTAGAAAACAATTGAGAAGATTAAAAATGGAATCTAAGGAAGTGGGTTCTTTATTATCAAGAAATCAAGTATTAatgaaagaattaaaaaaagaaaaaaacgaaaaaatagaaatagaAAGTAAACTATTAAAAGCGTCTGCTAAAATAGATAAGttgattaaaaaaattgataatttagaaaaagataataaaaataatgaaaaagtaATAAAGGATTTGTTAGAGAAGgtttctttattatcatataaacaATCGAATGAGTGTATTTCACCGAGGCATGTatctaaaaaaaatgaaaatataaaacagaagaaaaataataaagaactTAATAAGGATATAATTATGTCTTTAAAGAGGGAAGATACAGAACATGTGGATAGTATGGAAATTATGAGTATCCAAGGTAATAATACGCATGATGATCCAAATAATGTGCGTAATTGCTATAGCACAGACACCAACCTAACGAactatttaaataataacaagagcaacaataataaggatcataataatgatcataataataataataatgatgatggtgATGGTGAGGATATTTATATGGATAACAATTTAACTTTTACACAAGAAAAAATAGGAGACCTAAAAATTAGGAATACAAtaagaaatgaaaagaatgaagaaaaatataatttattaaataaaataaaaaaattagaaattcaaaataaagaatatataaaacaaaatgtaACATTAAacgataaatataataaattagtaAGTTTATTGGGACAGATCAaagatacaaataataatgtatataatgatgttttaattaataatattaataattatcatagtAATGGCATGTCGAATAAGTTGTTActcaataattataataattaccacaataataataataataataataatttttttaagaatttAACGAATTTGTCTAGCTGTAATAGTAATTCTTTAATAGAACccaaaatagaaaataatataaattatgataataagagttcttttaaaaagaatgatGGAATAGTGGATATTCTTGTATGTGGACCAAGGAATGTAGGGAAGACCAGTTTGTTAGAAGATTTATTTGTACGTTTAGGTGATGAAGATAATTTAGgtttattaagaaaaaataagaaacttgtaaataatgatttaagttgttataattattataatacatatattataacacatAAATGTTCccaaataaaaattgtagATTGTGGATATTCATCcaataaaaatgtagaagaatcattatttaattatataaaaaattcaatatgtataattgTAGTATTTGATGCTACAAATAAGGAATCCATAAATCCAGCAGTACATTTATTACAAGAAGCATCATTAATTAATGTAAAGAAGACAACTaagttatatttatttgagaatatatttaatgaaaaaattaatttaaattttaataaaaatgatgtatCATATGCTGTGCGTGTATCTAAAGCATGTAATGCATCATATGTAAAAGCattagatatatatgatatagtAAATAATTATGCTAATAAAATAACTTTACATTCTAATTATTTCTTGGATAATACtcataataattgtaattacaataataattataattataattataatcatgTTACCTCTGTACCTCCTAATCAACACAgtgaacataataataataattattatcataataataaggaaaaaGATAACGATAACGATAaagataaagatatatatgttaaaggATTGGCACACTTAAATCATATGAACAAATCCAAAAGGAATACGCACAGTTATATGTCTTCATATCATGAGGAATCTTTAAAAGATAGCGACGACGCCGCATTATCCTCCTTCGGAAATAAATCaaatgatttaataaaatcgAAACGAGGAGACATAggcaaaaataaatataataataataacaaaaataataatagtagtaataataataataataatatctatTCAGTTGTAAATACATTAAAAGCGATATGTGGCATTCAAAATAGCAATAAGAAGAATCAACAAATACAATTGTTGAGGGAATCCATGCCtttgaataattatatatatggtaataaaaaatataattcagATCTAGGAAAAGGTTTACAACCGGTTTATGAAATAACGCTTAAAGGAAATATACCTATAACATATTTGTGTATGGGtcaagataatataaataagaattataCACTATTATCTGTAGGATGTAAGGAtggtgttatatatatatataagtgttTTAGGACTAGTTTGGAgttaaaaaatgattatttttattattataacgaCGATAGTAGTATGTACaacatgaataataatatggacaAGAATGTCAATAAcgtgtataataatatggacaaaaatatgaacagCAATACCACCctgaatatacaaaataatgataataataataataataataataatattgtagGATGTGATGATAATGTAAAGAAAAGCAGTAGCATTATGTCATTAAAGaatgatagtaataaaacatatgatGAAAGTAGCACATgtacaaaattattatccaAATTATCAGGTCATAAAAAGGCAATAACATGTTTAGTATTTTCTTTCTCAGAAgataaaattatttcatCATCAATAGATAGaactataaaaatatgggAAGTGTCAACAggttttttattaaaagtatTTTCTGATTCATCAGCAACATTatctgtattattatttccaaCGAATctagatatttttttatgttcaaATTGTACATCCTTATTACGAATAGTAAATTTAAATAGTGGTCAAGTATATCAGAAAATTAAAGTAGAGAGTGAAATAAGAGCCCTCGAAATGGATGACACatgtttaaatatttttgctGGTTCAAAAAATGGAactatatatgtattagaagttatatataatgaaagaGTAGAAATAAAATTTCGTTTCCTTTTTTCCTTATCACCAATTACatgtataaaatttataccAAGACATTCTGTTAAAACATCACCAGCAATCATTGTAAATTCATGTGATAATCATATAGGTATTATAGAATGTGTATATGGGAACAAAGGAATATTAACAACATTATATGTTAAGCATAGAATACGAATAAATCATGCCTTACTTCCCATAAGAAATTGTTATTCCAGGTTTGGTGGCGGATGGGTCATGTCAGGTTCAGAGGATggcaacatatatatttgttcctTGTTACCTCAATCGAATTATAAGTTGATATTTTTAAAGCACCACAAG gCACCAGTAATGGCTGTTGttgttaataatattgatactCTAATGGTTTCAGGAGATTCCAAAGGAAACATAGTTTTCTGGCGCAGGTcttttgtataa
- a CDS encoding chromatin assembly factor 1 subunit B, putative, with amino-acid sequence MLDILQEKNKIYDFKESYELNTPIENEVTENNYVDIQNERHIIWRKNTPFLYSSLLKHKLDWPSLTVEFLGGDNSFKSKLNYFTNKVLLGTHTSNQDLEYVYIGEIKCPIFSIKEDVLQYENYSGFISNKKKKKGHPLPSFEVKAKLLHPGEVIRATNLPSNSFFIVTQTSNGNALLFDYTKHPSFPSDMSTCYPQMILKGHTNEGSGLCWNVNRVYDSYKNPNIFDGYMEKVLYTGKEDDSIKDIYSVKDMYSLKDTFSLKDTNSVEDIASSKDIQSVRGAYSIKELEAHNDLDIVNDLDTEESNDSISNSNTFGTEVNTTNLLLASCSVDGSICLWDINKGTKSNDVPRTYGLNKSGKTADYNIKIYENTPTLSPLCTWYNKNTKTAFNDIFFHPKFSNALGVCDDNGYMSIYDIRKKNFFTKAEICFNDYNEPMNTFSFDNFSEYIFSCGYSDGLISVWDMRYNKESLLKLKYHTQGINRIKFGMISSGIFASCSDDGTACIWDISRNNNTQILPLQKTEDDIYNNPNPVPKQLLFVHGGHIGSIYDLAWANSNTFTIATVGVDNSIHVWHLNEQFLFQ; translated from the coding sequence ATGCTAGATATTCTTCAGGAGAAAAATAAGATATACGATTTCAAGGAATCGTATGAATTAAACACACCAATAGAAAATGAAGTAacagaaaataattatgtagatatacaaaatgaaagACATATAATATGGAGAAAGAATACGccttttttatatagttCCTTATTAAAGCATAAATTGGATTGGCCTTCATTAACGGTAGAATTTTTAGGAGGtgataattcttttaaatcaaaattaaattattttactaATAAGGTATTATTAGGAACACATACATCAAATCAAGATTtggaatatgtatatataggTGAAATAAAATGTCCTATATTTTCCATTAAAGAAGATGTATTAcaatatgaaaattatagTGGTTTtataagtaataaaaaaaaaaaaaaaggtcaCCCTTTACCATCTTTTGAAGTGAAAGCAAAATTATTACATCCTGGAGAAGTGATAAGAGCAACTAATTTACCTagtaattctttttttattgtaaCACAAACATCTAATGGAAATGCtttattatttgattatACAAAACACCCATCTTTCCCTTCAGATATGTCTACTTGTTACCCTCAAATGATTTTAAAGGGACATACAAATGAGGGAAGTGGCTTATGCTGGAATGTTAATCGTGTATATGATTCTTATAAAAACCCTAATATATTTGATGGTTATATGGAGAAAGTTTTATATACTGGAAAAGAAGATGATTCTATTAAGGATATATATTCAGTGAAAGATATGTATTCATTGAAGGATACATTTTCCCTCAAGGATACAAATTCTGTCGAAGATATAGCTTCGTCGAAAGACATACAATCTGTTAGGGGTGCATATTCTATTAAAGAACTTGAAGCCCACAATGATTTAGATATAGTTAACGATTTAGATACGGAAGAAAGTAATGATAGTattagtaatagtaatacaTTTGGAACAGAAGTCAATACAACCAATTTATTATTAGCTAGTTGTTCAGTGGATGGAAGTATATGTTTATGGGATATTAATAAAGGTACTAAAAGTAATGATGTACCTAGAACATATGGTTTAAATAAAAGCGGGAAAACAGctgattataatattaaaatttatgaaaataCTCCTACTTTAAGTCCATTATGTACAtggtataataaaaatacaaaaacagcatttaatgatatattttttcatccgAAATTTAGTAATGCTCTAGGAGTATGTGATGATAATGGTTATATGagtatatatgatataagaaaaaagaatttcTTTACAAAAGCCGAAATTTGTTTTAATGATTACAATGAACCAATGAATACATTTTCGTTTGATAATTTTtcagaatatatattttcttgtgGATATAGTGATGGCTTAATATCTGTATGGGATATgagatataataaagaatctctattaaaattaaaatatcacACACAAGGTATTAACAGAATTAAATTCGGAATGATCAGTTCAGGGATTTTTGCATCTTGTTCAGATGATGGAACAGCATGTATATGGGACATTTCAAGAAATAACAATACACAAATATTACCTCTTCAAAAAACAGAAGacgatatttataataatccaAACCCTGTCCCTAAACAATTACTCTTTGTTCATGGTGGTCATATAGGAAGTATATATGACCTCGCATGGGCAAATAGCAATACCTTTACCATAGCTACAGTAGGTGTGGATAACTCTATACATGTCTGGCACCTGAATGAGCAATTCCTTTTTCAATAA
- a CDS encoding AMP deaminase, whose product MRLPNKNDGHKTVPQKEKGWNNLYETVVNISSKSSIKYDEYTLLNKDLNKLQTCNRFSFTLTSTGAVTKEQLEVSRKLIRLCNLRDTYIKKFQDIDTCLVESKSLNKNYKSKNIDDYESSEPIYNPYNVKILKNCNAFINFVDGIFFVHWDPHTDEGPSSRDMCVESNKLANHRNIKSAEDYLSSIQEIMNVVQDPACKSFCFQRLKYLEKKFDFHIMFNGPLELSETRDIKHRDFYNIRKVDVHVHHSACMQQKELLRFIREKYRTEPNTVVYINEKREMLTLKSIFDEELKSTAYESTIDTLGVNALGNCFHRFDLFNEKYNPFGQKLLRDIFLKTDNYIEGRYLAEITKKQIKNLERSKYQHVEWRISIYGKNKNEWLKISKWVLNNQLSSIRVRWMIQVPRLYHIYKKMKLINTFADFLSNIFSPCFEAIKNPEENKEIFIFLHQIVGWDSVDDESIISNYTLKGGELPTPDKYVSEHNPPYSYYAYYMYINIRMLNEFMISRNMRPMAFRPHCGEIGNMSHLACMFLLADRINHGINLRKSPVLLYLYYLKQIGLALSPLSNNALFLHIDKNPFKRFFKIGLNVTLSTDDPLMFHFTDEPLLEEYSICAHTWKLSTVDLCEIARASVIQSGYEPAFKKHWLGDEDGFFNFQNDPNKTNLSNTRMVYRRNTLEEEIKNIERLASYSSNN is encoded by the exons atgcGGTTAcctaataaaaatgatggtCATAAAACTGTTcctcaaaaagaaaaaggatggaataatttatatgaaacAGTTGTAAATATTTCATCTAAGTCttctataaaatatgatgaatataCTTTGTTAAATAAAGATCTTAACAAATTACAGACATGTAATCGTTTTAGTTTTACTTTAACGTCCACGGGGGCAGTAACAAAAGAACAGCTCGAAGTCTCCAGG aaaTTGATAAGATTGTGTAATTTGAGAGATacgtatataaaaaagtttCAAGATATCGACACTTGCCTTGTAGAAAGTAaatcattaaataaaaattacaagAGCAAAAATATAGATGATTATGAATCTTCAGAACCTATATATAATCCTTATAATGtcaaaatattaaagaattGTAATGCCTTCATCAATTTTGTCGACGGcatattttttgttcattGGGATCCGCATACGGATGAAGGACCTTCAA gcAGGGATATGTGCGTGGAATCAAATAAGCTAGCTAACCATCGGAACATAAAATCAGCAGAAGATTATTTATCTAGCATACAAGAAATTATGAATGTTGTCCAAGACCCTGCATGCAAAAGTTTTTGCTTTCAACGATTGAAATATTTAGAAAAGAAATTTGATTTCCATATAATGTTTAATGGTCCTTTAGAGTTATCCGAAACTAGAGACATTAAGCATCgagatttttataatataagaaaagtAGATGTACATGTTCATCATTCGGCTTGCATGCAACAAAAAGAATTGTTACGTTTTATAAGAGAGAAATATAGAACAGAACCCAATACAgtggtatatataaatgaaaaaagagaGATGTTAACattaaaaagtatatttGATGAAGAACTAAAGAGTACAGCATATGAATCCACCATAGATACTTTAGGTGTTAATGCGTTAGGTAATTGTTTTCATAGATTTGATTTGTTTAATGAAAAGTATAATCCATTTGGACAGAAATTATTAagagatatatttttaaagacGGACAATTATATCGAAGGAAGATACTTAGCGGAAATTACAAAAAAGCAAATTAAGAATCTTGAACGTTCAAAATATCAACATGTAGAATGGAGAATATCAATTTatggtaaaaataaaaatgagtgGTTAAAAATATCTAAATGGGTTCTTAATAATCAACTTAGTAGTATAAGAGTACGTTGGATGATACAAGTACCAagattatatcatatatataaaaaaatgaaactaATAAATACTTTTGCAGATTTTCtaagtaatatattttcaccTTGTTTTGAAGCTATCAAAAATccagaagaaaataaagaaatatttatattcttacaTCAAATTGTTGGATGGGACAGTGTAGATGATGAATCTATTATTTCGAATTATACATTAAAGGGAGGGGAGCTACCAACACCTGATAAATATGTAAGTGAACATAATCCTCCATATTCTTACTATgcttattatatgtatataaatatacgtATGTTGAATGAGTTTATGATAAGTAGAAATATGAGACCCATGGCATTCag GCCTCATTGTGGTGAAATCGGTAATATGAGTCACCTAGCatgtatgtttttattagCCGATAGGATAAATCACGGTATTAATTTAAGGAAATCAcctgttttattatatttatattatctaaaGCAAATAGGGTTAGCATTATCTCCTCTATCAAATAATGCTTTGTTCTTACATATTG ATAAAAACCCGTTCAAGCGTTTTTTTAAAATCGGCCTAAACGTAACATTGTCCACAGATGACCCTTTGATGTTTCATTTTACCGATGAACCTTTACTTGAAGAATATTCCATATGTGCc catACATGGAAATTAAGTACTGTCGATTTATGCGAAATTGCAAGGGCCTCAGTTATTCAAAG TGGATATGAGCCAGCATTTAAAAAACATTGGTTAGGAGACGAGGACGGATTTTTTAACTTTCAAAATGACCCCAATAAAACAAACTTATCAAATACAAGGATGGTATATAg gAGGAATACGTTAGAggaggaaataaaaaatatcgaACGACTAGCTAGCTATTCATCAaacaattaa